From a region of the Nocardioides ginsengisegetis genome:
- a CDS encoding antibiotic biosynthesis monooxygenase family protein has translation MLVVNRFRVQDDDADAFREALETARATLAGCRGYVDGTVGRNLDDPSLWALVTTWEHVGAYRRALSTYDVKLHAVPLLSRAIDEPSAYEPVVPGADLNTHETRSLG, from the coding sequence ATGCTGGTCGTGAACAGGTTCCGGGTGCAGGACGACGACGCCGACGCCTTCCGCGAGGCGCTCGAGACCGCCCGCGCCACCCTCGCCGGCTGCCGCGGCTACGTCGACGGCACGGTCGGCCGCAACCTCGACGACCCGTCGCTGTGGGCCCTGGTCACGACCTGGGAGCACGTGGGCGCCTACCGCCGCGCGCTGTCGACGTACGACGTGAAGCTGCATGCCGTGCCCCTGCTGAGCCGGGCGATCGACGAGCCCAGCGCCTACGAGCCGGTCGTTCCCGGAGCCGACCTCAATACCCACGAGACACGGTCGTTAGGCTGA
- a CDS encoding glycine--tRNA ligase — protein MAKAPATTVDNVVSLCKRRGFVYPCGEIYGGTRSAWDYGPLGVALKDNIKRQWWKSMVQMRDDMAGLDSSIILPTKTWEASGHVDTFSDPLTECQSCHKRFRADHLQEAYAEKKGIDNPDDVPLSDIACSNCGTRGAWTEPRQFSGMLKTYLGVTEDESGLHYLRPETAQGIFLNFANVVTSSRMKPPFGIAQIGKSFRNEITPGNFIFRTREFEQMEMEFFVKPGEDEEWHQYWIDERTRWYVDLGIDPDNLRHFEHPQEKLSHYSKRTVDIEYRFKFAGSEWGELEGIANRTDFDLTTHAKHSGQDLSYFDQANNERYTPYVIEPAAGLSRSLMTFLVDAYTEDEAPNTKGGVDKRTVLKLDPRLAPVKVAVLPLSRNADLSPKAKALASELRANWNVDFDDSGAIGRRYRRQDEIGTPYCVTVDFDTLEDDAVTIRERDSMQQERVGLDGITRWFAERFVGC, from the coding sequence GTGGCCAAGGCCCCCGCAACCACCGTCGACAACGTCGTCTCCCTCTGCAAGCGCCGGGGTTTCGTCTACCCGTGCGGTGAGATCTACGGCGGCACCCGGTCGGCGTGGGACTACGGCCCGCTGGGCGTGGCGCTGAAGGACAACATCAAGCGCCAGTGGTGGAAGTCCATGGTGCAGATGCGCGACGACATGGCCGGCCTGGACTCCAGCATCATCCTGCCCACGAAGACGTGGGAGGCGAGCGGCCACGTCGACACGTTCTCCGACCCGCTGACCGAGTGCCAGTCCTGCCACAAGCGCTTCCGCGCCGACCACCTGCAGGAGGCCTACGCGGAGAAGAAGGGCATCGACAACCCCGACGACGTCCCGCTCAGCGACATCGCCTGCAGCAACTGCGGCACCCGCGGCGCCTGGACCGAGCCGCGCCAGTTCTCCGGCATGCTCAAGACCTACCTCGGCGTCACCGAGGACGAGTCGGGCCTGCACTACCTGCGCCCCGAGACCGCGCAGGGCATCTTCCTCAACTTCGCCAACGTGGTGACCTCGAGCCGGATGAAGCCGCCCTTCGGCATCGCCCAGATCGGCAAGAGCTTCCGCAACGAGATCACGCCCGGCAACTTCATCTTCCGCACCCGCGAGTTCGAGCAGATGGAGATGGAGTTCTTCGTCAAGCCGGGTGAGGACGAGGAGTGGCACCAGTACTGGATCGACGAGCGCACCCGCTGGTACGTCGACCTCGGCATCGACCCCGACAACCTGCGCCACTTCGAGCACCCGCAGGAGAAGCTCAGCCACTACTCCAAGCGGACCGTCGACATCGAGTACCGCTTCAAGTTCGCCGGCTCGGAGTGGGGCGAGCTCGAGGGCATCGCCAACCGCACCGACTTCGACCTCACGACCCACGCCAAGCACTCGGGCCAGGATCTGTCCTACTTCGACCAGGCCAACAACGAGCGCTACACGCCGTACGTCATCGAGCCGGCAGCGGGCCTCTCGCGCAGCCTGATGACGTTCCTGGTCGACGCCTACACCGAGGACGAGGCGCCCAACACCAAGGGCGGCGTCGACAAGCGCACCGTGCTCAAGCTCGACCCGCGCCTCGCGCCGGTCAAGGTCGCCGTGCTGCCGCTGAGCCGCAACGCCGACCTGTCGCCGAAGGCCAAGGCCCTCGCGTCGGAGCTGCGCGCCAACTGGAACGTCGACTTCGACGACTCGGGTGCGATCGGCCGCCGCTACCGCCGCCAGGACGAGATCGGCACGCCCTACTGCGTGACGGTCGACTTCGACACCCTCGAGGACGACGCGGTGACCATCCGTGAGCGGGACTCGATGCAGCAGGAGCGGGTGGGCCTCGACGGCATCACCCGCTGGTTCGCCGAGCGTTTCGTCGGCTGCTGA
- the dusB gene encoding tRNA dihydrouridine synthase DusB, whose translation MTALPTSLTLGSLRVETPVVLAPMAGITNAAYRRLCAEQGAGLYVCEMITSRGLVERDQHTQDMLVFDELETTRSVQLYGTDPVYVGKAAEILCAEYGVAHIDLNFGCPVPKVTRKGGGGALPWKRGLLAEILEAAVAAATPYDVPVTMKTRKGIDDDHLTYLDAGRIAQESGVAAIALHGRTVSQAYSGQADWDAIGALVEHVDIPVLGNGDIWEAADAIRMVEHTGAAGVVVGRGCLGRPWIFRDLAAAFSGEQVATLPTLGEVTAMMRRHAELLCQHMGEERGCKEFRKHVSWYLKGFAAGGEMRRSLGLVDSLADLDRMLADLDPTERFPVAELGTPRGRQGSPRARVVLPEGWLDDTDGSGSHLQEEASETTGG comes from the coding sequence GTGACCGCCCTGCCCACGTCCCTGACCCTCGGGTCGCTGCGCGTCGAGACCCCCGTGGTGCTCGCGCCGATGGCGGGCATCACCAACGCGGCCTACCGGCGCCTGTGCGCCGAGCAGGGGGCCGGGCTCTACGTCTGCGAGATGATCACCTCCCGCGGCCTGGTCGAGCGCGACCAGCACACCCAGGACATGCTCGTCTTCGACGAGCTCGAGACGACCCGGTCGGTGCAGCTCTACGGGACCGACCCGGTCTACGTCGGCAAGGCCGCCGAGATCCTCTGCGCCGAGTACGGCGTCGCGCACATCGACCTCAACTTCGGCTGCCCGGTCCCCAAGGTGACCCGCAAGGGCGGCGGGGGAGCCCTGCCGTGGAAGCGCGGGCTGCTCGCCGAGATCCTCGAGGCCGCGGTCGCCGCCGCCACGCCGTACGACGTGCCGGTGACGATGAAGACCCGCAAGGGCATCGACGACGACCACCTGACCTACCTCGACGCCGGGCGGATCGCGCAGGAGTCGGGCGTCGCGGCGATCGCGCTGCACGGCCGCACGGTCTCGCAGGCCTACTCCGGGCAGGCCGACTGGGACGCGATCGGGGCCCTGGTCGAGCACGTCGACATCCCCGTCCTCGGCAACGGCGACATCTGGGAGGCTGCCGACGCCATCCGGATGGTCGAGCACACCGGCGCCGCGGGCGTCGTCGTCGGCCGCGGCTGCCTGGGCCGGCCGTGGATCTTCCGCGACCTCGCGGCGGCCTTCTCCGGCGAGCAGGTCGCGACCCTGCCGACCCTCGGCGAGGTCACCGCGATGATGCGCCGGCACGCCGAGCTGCTGTGCCAGCACATGGGGGAGGAGCGCGGCTGCAAGGAGTTCCGCAAGCACGTCTCGTGGTACCTCAAGGGCTTCGCCGCCGGCGGCGAGATGCGCCGCTCGCTGGGCCTGGTCGACAGCCTCGCGGACCTCGACCGGATGCTCGCCGACCTCGACCCGACCGAGCGGTTCCCGGTCGCCGAGCTCGGTACCCCGCGGGGCCGCCAGGGCTCGCCGCGGGCCCGGGTCGTGCTGCCCGAGGGCTGGCTCGACGACACCGACGGGAGCGGCTCCCACCTGCAGGAAGAGGCCTCGGAGACCACCGGAGGGTGA
- a CDS encoding mucin-2 protein — protein sequence MANSHKRDTDARLTPRRTPKAVLVAGPLAFLATASAVTLGVLASDPGTRDIIASRDATTNLSMTREPVVSRSDSRRAARTSAEYLMNLQDAYDARKTREAIRHAHTRLWTTTLLNIWSGPEADAKQLGELDAAKKVLVTGRAAQGRQEIVLDGKARWVTAGYLADEKPAPAAAAGLSSAPCPDSSVEDGLTSGAVQVYRSVCHAFPQVTTYLGWDAHGEHSSGKAIDIMTSDKALGDQIAAYLQAHASELGLYDVIWWDQIWTPERASEGWRYYGDHGSATANHMDHVHVSVL from the coding sequence GTGGCCAACAGCCACAAGCGGGACACCGATGCCCGCCTCACCCCCCGCCGGACCCCCAAGGCCGTCCTCGTGGCCGGCCCGCTCGCCTTCCTGGCGACGGCCTCCGCCGTCACCCTCGGCGTCCTCGCCAGCGACCCCGGGACCCGCGACATCATCGCCTCGCGCGACGCCACGACCAACCTGTCGATGACGCGTGAGCCCGTGGTCTCGCGGTCGGACTCGCGTCGCGCCGCGCGCACCTCGGCCGAGTACCTCATGAACCTCCAGGACGCCTACGACGCGCGCAAGACGCGCGAGGCGATCCGGCACGCCCACACCCGCCTGTGGACCACGACGCTCCTCAACATCTGGAGCGGCCCGGAGGCGGACGCGAAGCAGCTCGGCGAGCTCGACGCCGCCAAGAAGGTGCTCGTCACCGGTCGCGCGGCCCAGGGTCGCCAGGAGATCGTGCTGGACGGCAAGGCCCGCTGGGTCACCGCCGGCTACCTCGCCGACGAGAAGCCCGCGCCGGCCGCGGCCGCCGGTCTGTCGTCGGCGCCCTGCCCCGACTCCAGCGTCGAGGACGGCCTGACCTCCGGCGCCGTCCAGGTCTACCGCTCGGTCTGCCACGCCTTCCCGCAGGTCACGACGTACCTCGGCTGGGACGCCCACGGCGAGCACTCGTCGGGCAAGGCCATCGACATCATGACCAGCGACAAGGCCCTGGGCGACCAGATCGCGGCGTACCTCCAGGCCCACGCCTCCGAGCTCGGGCTGTACGACGTCATCTGGTGGGACCAGATCTGGACGCCGGAGCGTGCGAGCGAGGGCTGGCGCTACTACGGCGACCACGGGTCGGCGACCGCCAACCACATGGACCACGTGCACGTCTCGGTCCTCTGA